In Sphingobacterium sp. R2, the genomic stretch CTTATATTTTACTGTGTCAAAAACTGGCTCCGCTAGGTAATGACTCTTTACAGGCAGTAATCCATCTCGATTTGGCATGGGTATATTCCACCATCGGACGATACATCGAAGCCGCACAATTATTGAAGCAAGTCGAGTCAGCTCATCTCGGCAGGAATCTTCTGGCAAAGTATTATGATACCTACAGCTCTTTCTATAGCCATTATGGTCAGAGTAATAATCGATCAGAGTATTATCAGGCAAGTGAAAAGTATCGTGATTCATTGTTGACGGTACTGCCAAAGTCTTCATTGGAATATCGTACCACCATCGCCATAAAAACGTTGTTCAACGGTAATCGTGAGGATGCTAAAAGACAACTGTTAATGCTTTGGAACGAAAACAAGAAGGATGTTGAGCAGCGTGCCCTGATAGCGTATTTTATGGGACTCATATATAAGTATGATAAGGATGTAAAAAGTCAGATTTATTATCTTTCCATATCGGCGAGTGCTGATATTGAAATGGCTAATCGGGACAACGCATCTTTTCACGACCTCGCCCTAACATATTATGATCAGCAAGATTTTGACAGAGCTTTTCAGTTTATTGAAAAGGCAATTGACGATGCGATGTTATGTAAAGTCCGGTATCGAATTATCGAAGGCACCTCTTCATACCCTATCATCAATGCAGCCTATCAGCAGAAAATCAGTAGTCAAAATAAGCAGTTGGTTGGCTTAGTCGTTATCGTCAGTATTTTATTGATTGGCGTCATCATTGCGCTCCTTATTATTTATAGACAGGTGCAACATTTGCGACGAATACGATCACAGCTGTCAGCAACAAATCAGCAACTTCGATCATTAAATAATGAAATCAATCAGACTAATCTTAAATTATCGGAATCCAACCACATCAAAGAAGAATATATAGCTCAATTTTTTGATATGTGCTCAAGCTATATCGATAAAATGGAAGATATTAGAAAGGCTTTATTAAAGAGGGCTACAAATCAACAGTGGGATGCTCTTCGTGAGCAGTTGAAGTCAACACAAATGGAAGAACGGGAGGTAAAGCAACTGTATGTTAATTTTGATCGTATTTTCTTAAACCTATATCCGACCTTTGTTGATGAATTCAATGCTTTGCTTCAGGAGGACGAGAAGATATACCCCAAAAAGACCGAGCTATTAAATACCGAACTTCGCATCTTTGCCTTAATTCGATTGGGCATTGATGATTCGGTGAAGATTGCAAGCTTCCTGCGTTATTCTCTTCGGACTGTTTATAATTATAGAACAAAGGTACGTAATAAAGCTGCCGGAAATCGGGACGCCTTTGAAGCTGCCGTCTGCCAGATTGCGGTAATTGACCGTGCGTAGACCCACGTTTCCATACCGAAACACAGTAGATCAATCGCTTTCTTTCGCTTATTTAGGTACTTTTTAAAGCGTGCTATTTTTCGTATTATTCTTATTATTAGGGTATTGAGTTTTTTAATAGGTACTTTTTAAGTACTCGCTCTTTTTTCTCTATCAAGGTGACCTTAGTTTTGTTTTGAGCAATGAAGCAGGGGAAACTCATTGCCATTTTGGAATAACCAAAAGATGAAACAATAACCAATTTTTTATTTCATATGATTTACTTTACACGAAAAGTTACCTTTTCTATGGGGTTGGCTTTCCTGTTCACTTTGATGAATGTGGTGTTTGCACAAGACCGGATCCAAATCAGTGGACGTGTCCTGGATGCCAACGATCAGAAACCACTCTCTGGAGTAACCATTACACAGAAGGGAAGTAACAATGCAGTCTCCAGTAACGGGGATGGGCGTTTTCAAATTTCGGCTGCTAAGGGCAGT encodes the following:
- a CDS encoding DUF6377 domain-containing protein, encoding MLQRIFLFLLCSHFSIYLSAQVTSDSIGVLQRLEYLMDNQKIYVKNREDKLEKLKQEAKALESNPAQFLKKNYEIFENYKKFDSDAALSYILLCQKLAPLGNDSLQAVIHLDLAWVYSTIGRYIEAAQLLKQVESAHLGRNLLAKYYDTYSSFYSHYGQSNNRSEYYQASEKYRDSLLTVLPKSSLEYRTTIAIKTLFNGNREDAKRQLLMLWNENKKDVEQRALIAYFMGLIYKYDKDVKSQIYYLSISASADIEMANRDNASFHDLALTYYDQQDFDRAFQFIEKAIDDAMLCKVRYRIIEGTSSYPIINAAYQQKISSQNKQLVGLVVIVSILLIGVIIALLIIYRQVQHLRRIRSQLSATNQQLRSLNNEINQTNLKLSESNHIKEEYIAQFFDMCSSYIDKMEDIRKALLKRATNQQWDALREQLKSTQMEEREVKQLYVNFDRIFLNLYPTFVDEFNALLQEDEKIYPKKTELLNTELRIFALIRLGIDDSVKIASFLRYSLRTVYNYRTKVRNKAAGNRDAFEAAVCQIAVIDRA